A portion of the Oncorhynchus gorbuscha isolate QuinsamMale2020 ecotype Even-year linkage group LG07, OgorEven_v1.0, whole genome shotgun sequence genome contains these proteins:
- the dync2i1 gene encoding cytoplasmic dynein 2 intermediate chain 1 isoform X1 — protein MRTCFMKHHHARVVNATESSPRTRIAFSQLGCSSLLFTPDRTQHQEVALATSKKITKEDTWKSDDLRRHIRGGGHDEESSSSRRRDDERRHRTGESVERRHRDPEREARREREKNRERDGTRERTKPRDTDKDRHQDRRIDGSRDRMGEKEERDKERSRAQDRVIKGTENVKYRNGDRDSRDKMHDREEKENRDRERVKARERDTERTRERERDALRKSDRDKEKEKNKESETGERDRERRSDRDRKRNEERAEGGRDRDREHDREKRERHKEREYLKESERYKDRSQKDKERKERHTDKDHSGQKEEREYREQHRKEKEERERRHKERAQHDTGESRRHDGDSREVESERVHRERKGSDREREGKRDKHRERRHREEAIPERDSTERTSAKKSSSSSSDLRVHKDKTEPVKTKEVVMRSESAWRSSQKQLSDTEEPVEIAEAPAEDRGYDEAQDYEEDFEKMDYEEDFEDVDDSEGEDEKQTRSHEEREVREEIISQRREEIEAIQRAMDEENERVGSAQPRLSTEEDDRPKRSRDSETPQSKVSQPGRFMDFVAAKHREVSKKVASKQKKRSTELLRLIDLDYSITFSLLDLPPVNEYDMYIKNFGTTNTKQAYVQCNEDNTDRDIQTEEIEMSEKWTQHPAERNVGCGGPKLSHEASDESVTRLSIDSQRLATFLRSASQVVAVLLEEDRAEKQSLKKLRTQADTLSFSDGCLQLNTKLPFLYGRQISLVQFSQVQRQTMLSVHNPSAKPSAVRLDSKTIICIWNIWEPSRPQKILVYESEVQCCCFSPGKSTLVFAGTSVGSVVLWDLREHASAHYTLRIGENDWTLRHPTFSTDAVLAASGHMSSVSSVEAVPATVAEGLRPELPLLASDEESSGLSFQLASLDGNGVLNLWVVLELPKANDAGSHTDLGLRPGGKVKLLHSSTVLTTSERSLTRDAKKTTPLQTLLLKFLPSDSNHFFIGTNMGLVNHGTSHGLKAPPKFYRPQVVGFRPVDVASIDFSPFGEPIFLVGCGDGSVRLHTVLSEQPLMEWTSSTAGQPVVSVQWAQTRPTVFCVLDAASYLHIWDLLEKDFEPVITEKIDADRVTAMAVFGDPAKQNTYSGISLATQSGKIEMQYFSKRLTVPESADLEKLQIMMQEAF, from the exons ATGCGTACTTGCTTTATGAAACATCACCATGCTAGAGTGGTTAATGCCACTGAAAGCTCGCCAAGAACGCGTATCGCGTTCAGCCAATTAGGTTGCAGCAGTCTGTTGTTTACCCCTGATAGGACTCAACATCAGGAAGTAGCATTAGCCACTAGCAAG AAAATAACAAAGGAAGATACATGGAAATCAGATGACCTTAGGAGGCACATAAGG GGTGGAGGACACGATGAAGAATctagcagcagcaggaggagagatgatgagagaagACATAGGACGGGGGAGTCAGTCGAGCGACgccacagagacccagagagggaggccagaagggagagagagaagaacagagagagagatgggacccGAGAGAGAACAAAACCCAGAGATACAGACAAGGACAGGCATCAAGACAGAAGGATAGACGGCTCGAGAGACAGGATGGgcgaaaaggaggagagagacaaagaaaggagCAGAGCGCAAGATAGGGTTATTAAAGGCACAGAGAATGTAAAGTACAGGAATGGGGACAGAGACAGTCGGGACAAAATGCATGatagagaagaaaaagaaaacagggatagggagagggtaAAGGCCAGAGAAAGGGATACGGAGAGgacaagggagagggaaagagatgcgCTGAGGAAGAGCGACAGggataaagagaaggagaaaaacaAGGAGAGTGAAacaggggagagggacagggagcgaAGGTctgacagagatagaaagagaaatgaggagagggcggagggagggagagacagggatagagagcatgatcgtgagaagagagagagacataaagagagggagTATTTGAAAGAGAGTGAACGCTACAAGGACAGATCGCAGAAAGAcaaggaaagaaaagaaagacacacagacaaagaccATTCAGGACAAAAGGAAGAAAGAG AATACAGGGAGCAACATAGaaaagaaaaggaggagagagaaaggagacacaaagagagagcacAACAC GATACAGGTGAAAGTCGGAGACATGACGGTGATTCCAGAGAAGTGGAGAGTGAGCGAGTGCACAGGGAACGAAAGGGatcggacagagagagggagggaaagagggataaacATAGAGAGAGGAGGCACAGAGAAGAAGCAATTCCTGAGAGGGATTCCACTGAACGGACCAGCGCCAagaaatcatcatcatcatcctcagaCCTCAGAGTTCACAAGGATAAGACAGAGCCTGTTAAAACTAAG GAAGTAGTGATGCGATCTGAGTCAGCGTGGAGGTCTAGTCAGAAACAATTAAGTGACACAGAGGAGCCC GTGGAAATCGCGGAGGCCCCGGCTGAGGACCGTGGCTATGATGAAGCTCAGGACTATGAAGAGGACTTTGAG AAAATG GATTATGAGGAGGATTTTGAGGATGTGGATGACAgtgagggagaggatgaaaagcAGACACGCAGCCatgaagagagagaagtgagggaggaaATTATttcacagaggagggaggagatcgAGGCCATTCAGAGAGCCATGGAtgaggagaacgagagagtggGCTCTGCCCAGCCCAGGCTAAGCACAGAGGAGGACGACAGACCCAAAAGGTCAAGAG ATTCTGAAACGCCTCAAAGTAAAGTTTCACAGCCCGGGAGGTTCATGGACTTTGTCGCTGCGAAGCATCGTGAGGTCAGCAAAAAGGTTGCCAGCAAACAGAA GAAACGCAGTACAGAGCTGCTTCGCCTGATCGACCTGGACTACTCCATCACCTTCTCCCTCCTGGATCTGCCCCCTGTCAATGAGTATGACATGTACATCAAAAACTTtggaacaacaaacacaaaacag GCTTACGTCCAGTGCAACGAGGACAATACTGATCGCGACATTCAAACGGAGGAGATCGAGATGAGCGAGAAGTGGACACAGCATCCTGCGGAGAGGAACGTAGGCTGTGGAG GTCCTAAACTTTCCCACGAGGCGTCTGATGAATCTGTGACCAGACTGAGCATCGATTCACAGCGCCTAGCAACATTTCTGCGCTCAGCTTCACAG GTGGTTGCGGTACTGTTGGAAGAGGATAGGGCTGAGAAGCAATCACTGAAGAAGCTGAGGACTCAAGCAGACACTCTCTCTTTCAGCGACGGGTGTTTACAGCTCAATACCAAGCTTCCATTTCTATATG GTCGTCAGATCAGCCTGGTTCAATTCTCCCAGGTGCAGAGGCAGACCATGCTGTCCGTGCACAACCCCTCAGCCAAGCCCAGCGCCGTGCGGCTCGACAGCAAGACCATCATCTGTATCTGGAACATCTGGGAGCCCTCCCGCCCACAGAAGATTCTTGTCTACGAGTCCGAG GTGCAATGCTGCTGCTTCAGCCCTGGTAAATCCACGCTGGTGTTTGCGGGCACGTCCGTGGGTTCTGTAGTCTTGTGGGACTTGAGGGAGCACGCCAGTGCCCATTACACTTTAAGAATAGGGGAGAACGACTGGACTCTCCGCCACCCAACCTTCTCCACAG ATGCCGTGCTGGCAGCGTCGGGCCACATGTCCTCAGTGAGCTCTGTGGAGGCCGTCCCTGCCACCGTGGCTGAGGGCCTGAGGCCAGAGCTTCCCCTTTTGGCTTCTGACGAAG AGTCATCAGGATTGTCATTCCAGTTGGCTTCTCTTGATGGAAATGGGGTTCTGAATCTATGG GTGGTACTGGAGCTCCCTAAAGCCAACGACGCCGGCTCGCACACAGACCTGG GGCTCCGGCCTGGGGGCAAAGTGAAActgctccacagctccacagtcCTCACCACCAGCGAGAG gtctttGACGCGAGACGCTAAGAAAACAACACCGTTACAGACACTGCTGTTAAAATTTCTGCCTTCTGATTCCAACCATTTTTTCATTGGCACGAATATG GGTCTTGTGAACCATGGGACCAGTCACGGGTTAAAGGCTCCTCCAAAGTTCTACAGGCCTCAGGTGGTTGGATTCAGACCCGTTGATGTCGCCTCCATCGACTTTTCTCCCTTCGGAGAACCCATATTCCTG GTGGGCTGTGGGGATGGCAGTGTCAGACTACACACAGTGCTGAGTGAGCAGCCTCTGATGGAGTGGACCAGCAGTACAGCAGGGCAGCCGGTGGTGTCAGTACAGTGGGCCCAGACCAGGCCAACAGTCTTCTGTGTTCTGGATGCTGCCTCCTACCTTCACATATGGGACCTGCTGGAGAAAGACTTTGAGCCTGTGATCACTGAAAAGATTGATGCTGACAG GGTAACAGCCATGGCTGTTTTTGGTGACCCTGCAAAGCAGAACACCTATTCAGGAATATCACTGGCAACACAGTCGGGGAAGATAGAAATGCAGTATTTCAGCAAGAGATTGACAGTGCCTGAATCTGCTGACCTGGAGAAACTACAGATCATGATGCAGGAGGCCTTTTGA
- the dync2i1 gene encoding cytoplasmic dynein 2 intermediate chain 1 isoform X3: MRTCFMKHHHARVVNATESSPRTRIAFSQLGCSSLLFTPDRTQHQEVALATSKKITKEDTWKSDDLRRHIRGGGHDEESSSSRRRDDERRHRTGESVERRHRDPEREARREREKNRERDGTRERTKPRDTDKDRHQDRRIDGSRDRMGEKEERDKERSRAQDRVIKGTENVKYRNGDRDSRDKMHDREEKENRDRERVKARERDTERTRERERDALRKSDRDKEKEKNKESETGERDRERRSDRDRKRNEERAEGGRDRDREHDREKRERHKEREYLKESERYKDRSQKDKERKERHTDKDHSGQKEEREYREQHRKEKEERERRHKERAQHDTGESRRHDGDSREVESERVHRERKGSDREREGKRDKHRERRHREEAIPERDSTERTSAKKSSSSSSDLRVHKDKTEPVKTKVEIAEAPAEDRGYDEAQDYEEDFEKMDYEEDFEDVDDSEGEDEKQTRSHEEREVREEIISQRREEIEAIQRAMDEENERVGSAQPRLSTEEDDRPKRSRDSETPQSKVSQPGRFMDFVAAKHREVSKKVASKQKKRSTELLRLIDLDYSITFSLLDLPPVNEYDMYIKNFGTTNTKQAYVQCNEDNTDRDIQTEEIEMSEKWTQHPAERNVGCGGPKLSHEASDESVTRLSIDSQRLATFLRSASQVVAVLLEEDRAEKQSLKKLRTQADTLSFSDGCLQLNTKLPFLYGRQISLVQFSQVQRQTMLSVHNPSAKPSAVRLDSKTIICIWNIWEPSRPQKILVYESEVQCCCFSPGKSTLVFAGTSVGSVVLWDLREHASAHYTLRIGENDWTLRHPTFSTDAVLAASGHMSSVSSVEAVPATVAEGLRPELPLLASDEESSGLSFQLASLDGNGVLNLWVVLELPKANDAGSHTDLGLRPGGKVKLLHSSTVLTTSERSLTRDAKKTTPLQTLLLKFLPSDSNHFFIGTNMGLVNHGTSHGLKAPPKFYRPQVVGFRPVDVASIDFSPFGEPIFLVGCGDGSVRLHTVLSEQPLMEWTSSTAGQPVVSVQWAQTRPTVFCVLDAASYLHIWDLLEKDFEPVITEKIDADRVTAMAVFGDPAKQNTYSGISLATQSGKIEMQYFSKRLTVPESADLEKLQIMMQEAF, from the exons ATGCGTACTTGCTTTATGAAACATCACCATGCTAGAGTGGTTAATGCCACTGAAAGCTCGCCAAGAACGCGTATCGCGTTCAGCCAATTAGGTTGCAGCAGTCTGTTGTTTACCCCTGATAGGACTCAACATCAGGAAGTAGCATTAGCCACTAGCAAG AAAATAACAAAGGAAGATACATGGAAATCAGATGACCTTAGGAGGCACATAAGG GGTGGAGGACACGATGAAGAATctagcagcagcaggaggagagatgatgagagaagACATAGGACGGGGGAGTCAGTCGAGCGACgccacagagacccagagagggaggccagaagggagagagagaagaacagagagagagatgggacccGAGAGAGAACAAAACCCAGAGATACAGACAAGGACAGGCATCAAGACAGAAGGATAGACGGCTCGAGAGACAGGATGGgcgaaaaggaggagagagacaaagaaaggagCAGAGCGCAAGATAGGGTTATTAAAGGCACAGAGAATGTAAAGTACAGGAATGGGGACAGAGACAGTCGGGACAAAATGCATGatagagaagaaaaagaaaacagggatagggagagggtaAAGGCCAGAGAAAGGGATACGGAGAGgacaagggagagggaaagagatgcgCTGAGGAAGAGCGACAGggataaagagaaggagaaaaacaAGGAGAGTGAAacaggggagagggacagggagcgaAGGTctgacagagatagaaagagaaatgaggagagggcggagggagggagagacagggatagagagcatgatcgtgagaagagagagagacataaagagagggagTATTTGAAAGAGAGTGAACGCTACAAGGACAGATCGCAGAAAGAcaaggaaagaaaagaaagacacacagacaaagaccATTCAGGACAAAAGGAAGAAAGAG AATACAGGGAGCAACATAGaaaagaaaaggaggagagagaaaggagacacaaagagagagcacAACAC GATACAGGTGAAAGTCGGAGACATGACGGTGATTCCAGAGAAGTGGAGAGTGAGCGAGTGCACAGGGAACGAAAGGGatcggacagagagagggagggaaagagggataaacATAGAGAGAGGAGGCACAGAGAAGAAGCAATTCCTGAGAGGGATTCCACTGAACGGACCAGCGCCAagaaatcatcatcatcatcctcagaCCTCAGAGTTCACAAGGATAAGACAGAGCCTGTTAAAACTAAG GTGGAAATCGCGGAGGCCCCGGCTGAGGACCGTGGCTATGATGAAGCTCAGGACTATGAAGAGGACTTTGAG AAAATG GATTATGAGGAGGATTTTGAGGATGTGGATGACAgtgagggagaggatgaaaagcAGACACGCAGCCatgaagagagagaagtgagggaggaaATTATttcacagaggagggaggagatcgAGGCCATTCAGAGAGCCATGGAtgaggagaacgagagagtggGCTCTGCCCAGCCCAGGCTAAGCACAGAGGAGGACGACAGACCCAAAAGGTCAAGAG ATTCTGAAACGCCTCAAAGTAAAGTTTCACAGCCCGGGAGGTTCATGGACTTTGTCGCTGCGAAGCATCGTGAGGTCAGCAAAAAGGTTGCCAGCAAACAGAA GAAACGCAGTACAGAGCTGCTTCGCCTGATCGACCTGGACTACTCCATCACCTTCTCCCTCCTGGATCTGCCCCCTGTCAATGAGTATGACATGTACATCAAAAACTTtggaacaacaaacacaaaacag GCTTACGTCCAGTGCAACGAGGACAATACTGATCGCGACATTCAAACGGAGGAGATCGAGATGAGCGAGAAGTGGACACAGCATCCTGCGGAGAGGAACGTAGGCTGTGGAG GTCCTAAACTTTCCCACGAGGCGTCTGATGAATCTGTGACCAGACTGAGCATCGATTCACAGCGCCTAGCAACATTTCTGCGCTCAGCTTCACAG GTGGTTGCGGTACTGTTGGAAGAGGATAGGGCTGAGAAGCAATCACTGAAGAAGCTGAGGACTCAAGCAGACACTCTCTCTTTCAGCGACGGGTGTTTACAGCTCAATACCAAGCTTCCATTTCTATATG GTCGTCAGATCAGCCTGGTTCAATTCTCCCAGGTGCAGAGGCAGACCATGCTGTCCGTGCACAACCCCTCAGCCAAGCCCAGCGCCGTGCGGCTCGACAGCAAGACCATCATCTGTATCTGGAACATCTGGGAGCCCTCCCGCCCACAGAAGATTCTTGTCTACGAGTCCGAG GTGCAATGCTGCTGCTTCAGCCCTGGTAAATCCACGCTGGTGTTTGCGGGCACGTCCGTGGGTTCTGTAGTCTTGTGGGACTTGAGGGAGCACGCCAGTGCCCATTACACTTTAAGAATAGGGGAGAACGACTGGACTCTCCGCCACCCAACCTTCTCCACAG ATGCCGTGCTGGCAGCGTCGGGCCACATGTCCTCAGTGAGCTCTGTGGAGGCCGTCCCTGCCACCGTGGCTGAGGGCCTGAGGCCAGAGCTTCCCCTTTTGGCTTCTGACGAAG AGTCATCAGGATTGTCATTCCAGTTGGCTTCTCTTGATGGAAATGGGGTTCTGAATCTATGG GTGGTACTGGAGCTCCCTAAAGCCAACGACGCCGGCTCGCACACAGACCTGG GGCTCCGGCCTGGGGGCAAAGTGAAActgctccacagctccacagtcCTCACCACCAGCGAGAG gtctttGACGCGAGACGCTAAGAAAACAACACCGTTACAGACACTGCTGTTAAAATTTCTGCCTTCTGATTCCAACCATTTTTTCATTGGCACGAATATG GGTCTTGTGAACCATGGGACCAGTCACGGGTTAAAGGCTCCTCCAAAGTTCTACAGGCCTCAGGTGGTTGGATTCAGACCCGTTGATGTCGCCTCCATCGACTTTTCTCCCTTCGGAGAACCCATATTCCTG GTGGGCTGTGGGGATGGCAGTGTCAGACTACACACAGTGCTGAGTGAGCAGCCTCTGATGGAGTGGACCAGCAGTACAGCAGGGCAGCCGGTGGTGTCAGTACAGTGGGCCCAGACCAGGCCAACAGTCTTCTGTGTTCTGGATGCTGCCTCCTACCTTCACATATGGGACCTGCTGGAGAAAGACTTTGAGCCTGTGATCACTGAAAAGATTGATGCTGACAG GGTAACAGCCATGGCTGTTTTTGGTGACCCTGCAAAGCAGAACACCTATTCAGGAATATCACTGGCAACACAGTCGGGGAAGATAGAAATGCAGTATTTCAGCAAGAGATTGACAGTGCCTGAATCTGCTGACCTGGAGAAACTACAGATCATGATGCAGGAGGCCTTTTGA
- the dync2i1 gene encoding cytoplasmic dynein 2 intermediate chain 1 isoform X2, with amino-acid sequence MRTCFMKHHHARVVNATESSPRTRIAFSQLGCSSLLFTPDRTQHQEVALATSKKITKEDTWKSDDLRRHIRGGGHDEESSSSRRRDDERRHRTGESVERRHRDPEREARREREKNRERDGTRERTKPRDTDKDRHQDRRIDGSRDRMGEKEERDKERSRAQDRVIKGTENVKYRNGDRDSRDKMHDREEKENRDRERVKARERDTERTRERERDALRKSDRDKEKEKNKESETGERDRERRSDRDRKRNEERAEGGRDRDREHDREKRERHKEREYLKESERYKDRSQKDKERKERHTDKDHSGQKEEREYREQHRKEKEERERRHKERAQHDTGESRRHDGDSREVESERVHRERKGSDREREGKRDKHRERRHREEAIPERDSTERTSAKKSSSSSSDLRVHKDKTEPVKTKEVVMRSESAWRSSQKQLSDTEEPVEIAEAPAEDRGYDEAQDYEEDFEDYEEDFEDVDDSEGEDEKQTRSHEEREVREEIISQRREEIEAIQRAMDEENERVGSAQPRLSTEEDDRPKRSRDSETPQSKVSQPGRFMDFVAAKHREVSKKVASKQKKRSTELLRLIDLDYSITFSLLDLPPVNEYDMYIKNFGTTNTKQAYVQCNEDNTDRDIQTEEIEMSEKWTQHPAERNVGCGGPKLSHEASDESVTRLSIDSQRLATFLRSASQVVAVLLEEDRAEKQSLKKLRTQADTLSFSDGCLQLNTKLPFLYGRQISLVQFSQVQRQTMLSVHNPSAKPSAVRLDSKTIICIWNIWEPSRPQKILVYESEVQCCCFSPGKSTLVFAGTSVGSVVLWDLREHASAHYTLRIGENDWTLRHPTFSTDAVLAASGHMSSVSSVEAVPATVAEGLRPELPLLASDEESSGLSFQLASLDGNGVLNLWVVLELPKANDAGSHTDLGLRPGGKVKLLHSSTVLTTSERSLTRDAKKTTPLQTLLLKFLPSDSNHFFIGTNMGLVNHGTSHGLKAPPKFYRPQVVGFRPVDVASIDFSPFGEPIFLVGCGDGSVRLHTVLSEQPLMEWTSSTAGQPVVSVQWAQTRPTVFCVLDAASYLHIWDLLEKDFEPVITEKIDADRVTAMAVFGDPAKQNTYSGISLATQSGKIEMQYFSKRLTVPESADLEKLQIMMQEAF; translated from the exons ATGCGTACTTGCTTTATGAAACATCACCATGCTAGAGTGGTTAATGCCACTGAAAGCTCGCCAAGAACGCGTATCGCGTTCAGCCAATTAGGTTGCAGCAGTCTGTTGTTTACCCCTGATAGGACTCAACATCAGGAAGTAGCATTAGCCACTAGCAAG AAAATAACAAAGGAAGATACATGGAAATCAGATGACCTTAGGAGGCACATAAGG GGTGGAGGACACGATGAAGAATctagcagcagcaggaggagagatgatgagagaagACATAGGACGGGGGAGTCAGTCGAGCGACgccacagagacccagagagggaggccagaagggagagagagaagaacagagagagagatgggacccGAGAGAGAACAAAACCCAGAGATACAGACAAGGACAGGCATCAAGACAGAAGGATAGACGGCTCGAGAGACAGGATGGgcgaaaaggaggagagagacaaagaaaggagCAGAGCGCAAGATAGGGTTATTAAAGGCACAGAGAATGTAAAGTACAGGAATGGGGACAGAGACAGTCGGGACAAAATGCATGatagagaagaaaaagaaaacagggatagggagagggtaAAGGCCAGAGAAAGGGATACGGAGAGgacaagggagagggaaagagatgcgCTGAGGAAGAGCGACAGggataaagagaaggagaaaaacaAGGAGAGTGAAacaggggagagggacagggagcgaAGGTctgacagagatagaaagagaaatgaggagagggcggagggagggagagacagggatagagagcatgatcgtgagaagagagagagacataaagagagggagTATTTGAAAGAGAGTGAACGCTACAAGGACAGATCGCAGAAAGAcaaggaaagaaaagaaagacacacagacaaagaccATTCAGGACAAAAGGAAGAAAGAG AATACAGGGAGCAACATAGaaaagaaaaggaggagagagaaaggagacacaaagagagagcacAACAC GATACAGGTGAAAGTCGGAGACATGACGGTGATTCCAGAGAAGTGGAGAGTGAGCGAGTGCACAGGGAACGAAAGGGatcggacagagagagggagggaaagagggataaacATAGAGAGAGGAGGCACAGAGAAGAAGCAATTCCTGAGAGGGATTCCACTGAACGGACCAGCGCCAagaaatcatcatcatcatcctcagaCCTCAGAGTTCACAAGGATAAGACAGAGCCTGTTAAAACTAAG GAAGTAGTGATGCGATCTGAGTCAGCGTGGAGGTCTAGTCAGAAACAATTAAGTGACACAGAGGAGCCC GTGGAAATCGCGGAGGCCCCGGCTGAGGACCGTGGCTATGATGAAGCTCAGGACTATGAAGAGGACTTTGAG GATTATGAGGAGGATTTTGAGGATGTGGATGACAgtgagggagaggatgaaaagcAGACACGCAGCCatgaagagagagaagtgagggaggaaATTATttcacagaggagggaggagatcgAGGCCATTCAGAGAGCCATGGAtgaggagaacgagagagtggGCTCTGCCCAGCCCAGGCTAAGCACAGAGGAGGACGACAGACCCAAAAGGTCAAGAG ATTCTGAAACGCCTCAAAGTAAAGTTTCACAGCCCGGGAGGTTCATGGACTTTGTCGCTGCGAAGCATCGTGAGGTCAGCAAAAAGGTTGCCAGCAAACAGAA GAAACGCAGTACAGAGCTGCTTCGCCTGATCGACCTGGACTACTCCATCACCTTCTCCCTCCTGGATCTGCCCCCTGTCAATGAGTATGACATGTACATCAAAAACTTtggaacaacaaacacaaaacag GCTTACGTCCAGTGCAACGAGGACAATACTGATCGCGACATTCAAACGGAGGAGATCGAGATGAGCGAGAAGTGGACACAGCATCCTGCGGAGAGGAACGTAGGCTGTGGAG GTCCTAAACTTTCCCACGAGGCGTCTGATGAATCTGTGACCAGACTGAGCATCGATTCACAGCGCCTAGCAACATTTCTGCGCTCAGCTTCACAG GTGGTTGCGGTACTGTTGGAAGAGGATAGGGCTGAGAAGCAATCACTGAAGAAGCTGAGGACTCAAGCAGACACTCTCTCTTTCAGCGACGGGTGTTTACAGCTCAATACCAAGCTTCCATTTCTATATG GTCGTCAGATCAGCCTGGTTCAATTCTCCCAGGTGCAGAGGCAGACCATGCTGTCCGTGCACAACCCCTCAGCCAAGCCCAGCGCCGTGCGGCTCGACAGCAAGACCATCATCTGTATCTGGAACATCTGGGAGCCCTCCCGCCCACAGAAGATTCTTGTCTACGAGTCCGAG GTGCAATGCTGCTGCTTCAGCCCTGGTAAATCCACGCTGGTGTTTGCGGGCACGTCCGTGGGTTCTGTAGTCTTGTGGGACTTGAGGGAGCACGCCAGTGCCCATTACACTTTAAGAATAGGGGAGAACGACTGGACTCTCCGCCACCCAACCTTCTCCACAG ATGCCGTGCTGGCAGCGTCGGGCCACATGTCCTCAGTGAGCTCTGTGGAGGCCGTCCCTGCCACCGTGGCTGAGGGCCTGAGGCCAGAGCTTCCCCTTTTGGCTTCTGACGAAG AGTCATCAGGATTGTCATTCCAGTTGGCTTCTCTTGATGGAAATGGGGTTCTGAATCTATGG GTGGTACTGGAGCTCCCTAAAGCCAACGACGCCGGCTCGCACACAGACCTGG GGCTCCGGCCTGGGGGCAAAGTGAAActgctccacagctccacagtcCTCACCACCAGCGAGAG gtctttGACGCGAGACGCTAAGAAAACAACACCGTTACAGACACTGCTGTTAAAATTTCTGCCTTCTGATTCCAACCATTTTTTCATTGGCACGAATATG GGTCTTGTGAACCATGGGACCAGTCACGGGTTAAAGGCTCCTCCAAAGTTCTACAGGCCTCAGGTGGTTGGATTCAGACCCGTTGATGTCGCCTCCATCGACTTTTCTCCCTTCGGAGAACCCATATTCCTG GTGGGCTGTGGGGATGGCAGTGTCAGACTACACACAGTGCTGAGTGAGCAGCCTCTGATGGAGTGGACCAGCAGTACAGCAGGGCAGCCGGTGGTGTCAGTACAGTGGGCCCAGACCAGGCCAACAGTCTTCTGTGTTCTGGATGCTGCCTCCTACCTTCACATATGGGACCTGCTGGAGAAAGACTTTGAGCCTGTGATCACTGAAAAGATTGATGCTGACAG GGTAACAGCCATGGCTGTTTTTGGTGACCCTGCAAAGCAGAACACCTATTCAGGAATATCACTGGCAACACAGTCGGGGAAGATAGAAATGCAGTATTTCAGCAAGAGATTGACAGTGCCTGAATCTGCTGACCTGGAGAAACTACAGATCATGATGCAGGAGGCCTTTTGA